From the genome of Chroicocephalus ridibundus chromosome 1, bChrRid1.1, whole genome shotgun sequence, one region includes:
- the CENPM gene encoding centromere protein M isoform X2: MAVVRPFDKLPELNSVALLLVCSDEGLQRQLAEAMLREKKSFTISILKNVEASLAHVDASFFLGKVCFLVTGVGRVNYCSVDMNAIWKLGEVYCSPVLFCELELEGVRVATAQRLLRMLQICAGHIPGVSALSFGTLMRSSADD, translated from the exons ATGGCGGTGGTGCGGCCCTTTGACAAGCTCCCGGAGCTCAACTCCGTCGCCCTCCTG CTGGTGTGTTCGGACGAAGGCCTCCAGCGGCAGCTGGCGGAGGCGATGCTCCGAGAGAAGAAGAGCTTCACGATCAGTAT CTTGAAGAATGTCGAAGCTTCCCTAGCTCATGTGGATGCCAGCTTCTTCCTGGGGAAAGTGTGCTTTCTTGTCACTGGGG TTGGCAGGGTGAATTACTGCAGTGTAGACATGAATGCCATCTGGAAACTGGGAGAAGTCTACTGCAGTCCTGTGCTATTCTGTGAGCTGGAG TTGGAAGGCGTACGAGTTGCCACTGCTCAGCGACTTCTCCGGATGTTACAGATCTGTGCTGGTCACATACCAGGAGTTTCTGCCTTGTCCTTTGGCACACTGATGAGGAGCTCTGCTGATGACTAG
- the SMIM45 gene encoding small integral membrane protein 45 gives MPHFLDWFVPVYLMISILILVGFGACIYYFEPGLQEAHKWRTQRPIMERDLRKTLMIRDNLAFGVPEV, from the coding sequence ATGCCCCACTTCTTGGATTGGTTTGTTCCAGTGTATCTGATGATCTCCATTCTCATCCTGGTGGGCTTTGGAGCTTGCATTTACTACTTTGAGCCAGGACTCCAGGAAGCCCATAAGTGGCGAACGCAGAGGCCAATCATGGAACGAGACCTTCGGAAGACACTGATGATTCGGGACAACCTGGCCTTCGGGGTGCCTGAGGTCTGA
- the CENPM gene encoding centromere protein M isoform X1, with protein MAVVRPFDKLPELNSVALLLVCSDEGLQRQLAEAMLREKKSFTISIHLTTSLPLPSERDHLRPRIDMIVFMIDIKSKCSLKNVEASLAHVDASFFLGKVCFLVTGVGRVNYCSVDMNAIWKLGEVYCSPVLFCELELEGVRVATAQRLLRMLQICAGHIPGVSALSFGTLMRSSADD; from the exons ATGGCGGTGGTGCGGCCCTTTGACAAGCTCCCGGAGCTCAACTCCGTCGCCCTCCTG CTGGTGTGTTCGGACGAAGGCCTCCAGCGGCAGCTGGCGGAGGCGATGCTCCGAGAGAAGAAGAGCTTCACGATCAGTAT TCACCTTACTACATCCCTCCCCTTACCTTCAGAGAGGGATCACCTTCGGCCCAGGATAGATATGATTGTGTTCATGATTGACATCAAGAGCAAATGCAG CTTGAAGAATGTCGAAGCTTCCCTAGCTCATGTGGATGCCAGCTTCTTCCTGGGGAAAGTGTGCTTTCTTGTCACTGGGG TTGGCAGGGTGAATTACTGCAGTGTAGACATGAATGCCATCTGGAAACTGGGAGAAGTCTACTGCAGTCCTGTGCTATTCTGTGAGCTGGAG TTGGAAGGCGTACGAGTTGCCACTGCTCAGCGACTTCTCCGGATGTTACAGATCTGTGCTGGTCACATACCAGGAGTTTCTGCCTTGTCCTTTGGCACACTGATGAGGAGCTCTGCTGATGACTAG